A stretch of the Psychroserpens sp. Hel_I_66 genome encodes the following:
- a CDS encoding spermidine synthase — protein MTRLLSYIVPKTKTVTSQYSGELEITIKNGKKHLNTKNANYSYGALQKVLKFGLEKINLQKTNSVLILGLGGGSVIETLRDDFKYEKQITAVDIDPVVIKIAEDEFGIKNNDKLNIICQDALLFVEQNTQEFDLIIIDLFIDVDIPKPFLKLHFWSHILNLKSSNGVILFNASLEKEKTDDLKKIIAFLKSKVYKVDVFEKVNDVNTVLISKNL, from the coding sequence ATGACAAGACTTCTAAGCTATATCGTACCTAAAACAAAAACTGTTACATCTCAATATTCAGGTGAATTGGAAATCACAATAAAAAACGGGAAGAAACACCTCAACACAAAAAATGCGAACTATAGTTATGGTGCATTACAAAAGGTTTTAAAGTTTGGTTTGGAAAAAATTAACCTACAAAAAACTAACTCAGTTTTAATTTTAGGCCTTGGCGGTGGAAGTGTAATTGAAACTCTAAGAGACGATTTTAAATACGAAAAGCAAATCACTGCTGTTGATATTGATCCTGTTGTTATCAAAATTGCAGAAGATGAGTTTGGCATAAAAAATAACGATAAGCTAAACATTATTTGCCAGGACGCATTACTCTTTGTAGAGCAGAACACTCAGGAATTTGATCTCATCATTATTGATTTATTTATTGATGTTGATATTCCGAAGCCATTTTTAAAACTTCATTTTTGGAGCCATATTCTCAATTTAAAATCTTCTAATGGTGTCATTTTATTCAATGCTTCTTTAGAGAAAGAAAAAACAGATGACTTAAAAAAAATCATCGCTTTTTTAAAAAGTAAAGTTTATAAAGTTGATGTTTTTGAGAAGGTTAATGATGTCAATACTGTTCTTATATCCAAAAATTTATAA
- a CDS encoding CBS domain-containing protein — translation MGIKSFQGARKQQQNTVEVNAFKVSDFMSRELITFRPEQSVEEVIQSLIKNKISGGPVVNSNNELVGIISEGDCLKDISESRYHNMPMEQHTVETRMAKNVETIDGNMNVFDAANKFLESRIRRFPIVENGKLVGQISQKDILKAALDLKGQNWK, via the coding sequence ATGGGTATAAAAAGTTTTCAAGGTGCTAGAAAGCAACAGCAAAATACGGTAGAGGTCAATGCTTTTAAAGTAAGTGATTTTATGTCGCGAGAATTGATAACGTTTAGACCTGAGCAATCTGTTGAAGAGGTGATCCAGTCACTCATTAAAAATAAGATCTCGGGAGGTCCAGTTGTGAACTCCAATAATGAGCTGGTTGGGATAATTTCGGAAGGTGATTGCCTCAAGGATATTAGTGAAAGTCGTTATCATAACATGCCAATGGAACAACATACGGTTGAAACAAGAATGGCTAAAAATGTTGAGACTATTGATGGGAACATGAATGTTTTTGATGCTGCCAATAAGTTTTTAGAATCTAGAATTCGTCGTTTTCCAATTGTAGAAAATGGTAAGTTAGTTGGGCAGATTAGCCAGAAAGATATTTTAAAAGCTGCATTGGATTTGAAAGGACAGAATTGGAAATAG
- a CDS encoding NAD-dependent epimerase/dehydratase family protein: MRSIICKFETIKKTLPLKPKICVIGCGWLGLSLAKQLIQLDYPVNGSTTSKDKLSQLEKEKINPFLIEFSSEGVNGNLKDCLKDCKTLILNIPPGLRKHPESDYVKQMKHIVEYIENSTIENVLFIGSTSVYDDYEDFPIITENSPTSNNNTAKQLLAVEALFHKNKNFKTTVLRFSGLFGQDRHPANYLSGKTDLKNGNAPVNLIHREDCVGIIISVVKNNIWDTTINASAPNHPNKKEYYTSVCEALEIAIPQFDDQTKSKGKIIDSSKLVQLLKYDFKVNI; encoded by the coding sequence ATGAGATCAATAATTTGTAAATTTGAAACCATCAAAAAAACATTACCATTGAAACCAAAAATTTGTGTCATCGGTTGTGGCTGGTTGGGCTTGAGCTTAGCAAAACAGCTTATACAATTAGACTATCCTGTAAATGGCTCCACTACCTCAAAAGACAAATTATCACAGTTAGAGAAGGAGAAAATCAACCCTTTTTTAATTGAATTTTCTTCGGAAGGTGTAAACGGTAATCTCAAAGATTGTCTCAAAGATTGCAAAACATTAATTCTCAATATTCCGCCAGGACTTCGTAAACATCCCGAAAGCGATTACGTCAAACAAATGAAACATATTGTTGAATACATTGAGAATTCAACAATTGAAAACGTACTTTTTATTGGCTCAACATCGGTTTATGATGATTATGAAGATTTCCCGATAATTACTGAAAATTCTCCGACATCAAATAACAACACCGCAAAACAGCTCTTAGCAGTTGAGGCACTTTTTCATAAAAACAAAAACTTTAAAACCACCGTTTTACGTTTTAGCGGATTGTTTGGCCAAGACAGACATCCTGCAAACTATCTCTCGGGAAAGACAGATCTAAAAAACGGAAACGCTCCAGTAAACTTAATTCACAGAGAAGATTGCGTGGGTATTATCATTTCCGTAGTAAAAAATAATATTTGGGATACTACAATAAATGCCTCTGCACCAAATCATCCTAATAAGAAAGAGTATTACACATCGGTTTGTGAGGCGTTGGAAATTGCAATTCCTCAATTTGACGACCAAACCAAAAGCAAAGGAAAAATTATCGATTCTTCTAAATTGGTACAACTTTTGAAATATGATTTTAAAGTAAACATCTAA